In the Acidobacteriota bacterium genome, one interval contains:
- a CDS encoding flagellar hook-length control protein FliK — translation MMQPGVNILDMLLGTADQRGTARPSDAVGTTALTGPAFGDVLGLLVADPEQPFGPFGTDIGPGASGTASVDENSPTGALLSMDMAGVARLSNSLTAGIPDVFSVPPASARPPAVTENAMSVAWPGQSALDNLTLRELVILQRMNLSPGTYDIADWHLGDDRIDLQLKPHGLDTGQIRLSLPAELLKAAAEGRLNTSNGRAELLSPARVDLHAAGPTTPRFNDLIANLNLKSIEISGPVSEQTAQATGDSVTFKIVAENAGSEFVIRSRIARDKIDATVAEKRPVAFPADRQVLESGATAGAGKSAGQSADFGFGGQFGPDVPSGSNGRTATPFVRQQGWMNELNAIDRQDQPWATWETEGAPSADLSGGDAAAVRSGTVQARLSASQVRFTLPDDIGRVLSPDRHSVTIRIEPDHLGTARLHLALRGDSLNARVIVESFQAQAAVEGSLDQLREHLGRAGIKVDHIEVSVAGDGMRNQFSDRRTGWHRPVRFRPLGPDEAEAAEAAAGVPVMAAREAAYISQYGVNVLA, via the coding sequence ATGATGCAGCCCGGTGTAAACATACTGGATATGCTTCTCGGCACGGCGGACCAGCGCGGTACGGCGCGCCCGTCTGATGCTGTCGGCACGACGGCGTTAACGGGGCCGGCGTTCGGTGATGTTCTCGGTCTGCTTGTGGCCGACCCGGAGCAGCCGTTCGGGCCATTTGGGACGGACATCGGACCCGGCGCAAGCGGGACCGCATCTGTCGACGAAAACAGCCCGACCGGGGCATTACTGAGCATGGATATGGCCGGAGTCGCGCGGCTGTCCAACAGCCTTACGGCTGGAATACCTGACGTTTTTTCCGTTCCGCCGGCATCGGCAAGGCCTCCGGCAGTGACTGAGAACGCCATGTCGGTAGCCTGGCCGGGTCAGTCGGCGCTGGACAACCTGACGCTTCGTGAATTGGTCATCCTTCAACGCATGAATCTCAGCCCCGGCACGTATGATATCGCCGACTGGCATCTTGGCGATGACCGGATTGACCTGCAGTTGAAACCGCACGGCCTTGACACCGGACAGATCAGACTCAGCCTCCCGGCGGAGCTTCTGAAGGCCGCGGCAGAGGGCCGTCTGAATACGTCGAACGGGCGTGCCGAGCTTCTGAGCCCGGCGAGGGTTGATCTTCACGCGGCCGGTCCGACCACGCCGAGGTTCAACGATCTGATTGCGAATCTGAATCTGAAGTCAATCGAGATTTCCGGGCCGGTGAGCGAACAGACTGCTCAAGCGACCGGGGATTCCGTCACGTTCAAAATTGTCGCGGAGAATGCCGGAAGTGAGTTCGTAATTCGGAGCAGGATCGCAAGGGACAAGATCGACGCTACCGTCGCGGAGAAGCGCCCGGTAGCGTTTCCTGCCGACAGGCAGGTTCTCGAATCGGGGGCGACGGCAGGTGCCGGCAAGTCGGCCGGTCAGTCTGCGGACTTTGGATTCGGCGGTCAATTCGGCCCGGACGTCCCGTCGGGGTCGAACGGCCGGACGGCGACGCCCTTCGTCAGGCAGCAGGGCTGGATGAACGAGTTGAACGCGATCGATCGGCAAGACCAGCCGTGGGCGACCTGGGAGACGGAGGGTGCTCCGTCGGCCGACCTGTCCGGCGGCGATGCAGCCGCGGTGCGTTCAGGCACGGTGCAGGCGAGGCTGTCAGCGTCACAGGTCCGTTTCACTCTACCGGACGACATAGGCCGCGTCCTCAGTCCGGATCGCCATTCAGTGACAATTCGCATTGAACCTGATCATCTCGGCACCGCACGATTGCATCTCGCATTGCGCGGTGATTCGCTGAACGCCCGAGTGATCGTTGAAAGTTTCCAGGCGCAGGCGGCGGTGGAAGGCTCCCTGGACCAGTTAAGAGAGCACCTCGGCCGCGCAGGGATCAAAGTTGACCACATAGAGGTTAGCGTGGCCGGTGACGGTATGCGCAACCAGTTCTCTGATCGCCGTACCGGCTGGCATCGGCCCGTACGTTTCCGCCCGCTGGGGCCGGATGAGGCCGAAGCGGCTGAGGCGGCGGCAGGAGTGCCGGTGATGGCGGCGCGAGAGGCCGCCTATATCAGCCAATACGGAGTAAACGTGCTCGCATAG
- a CDS encoding flagellar hook capping FlgD N-terminal domain-containing protein: protein MSFISPILTDSSGQPRTTGSQQILGKDDFLQLLVTKLRYQDPLKPVEDEAFIAQLAQFSSLEQMNNIAEGISASNQWDYLQMQSMNNVMAAGFIGNEIRAEFTGVYADQDNEPTISYSTSRYADRIEFKIHDAEGNVVRTLTVDGAAAGTGSVTWDGRDQRGNRVAEGYYTVEASGVTPSGEVFAPSLTLVGVVSTVIYRDGQAFLVVDGTEIALGDVVAVGEPGSLSKDD, encoded by the coding sequence ATGTCTTTCATATCGCCGATTCTAACCGATAGCTCCGGCCAGCCCAGAACGACCGGATCGCAGCAGATTCTCGGCAAGGACGACTTCCTTCAATTGCTCGTCACCAAGCTTCGCTACCAGGATCCGCTGAAGCCGGTTGAGGACGAGGCCTTCATAGCCCAGCTGGCCCAGTTCTCCTCGCTTGAACAGATGAACAACATCGCCGAGGGAATCAGTGCCTCTAACCAGTGGGATTACCTGCAGATGCAGTCGATGAACAACGTCATGGCAGCGGGCTTCATCGGCAACGAGATCAGGGCCGAATTCACCGGTGTCTACGCTGATCAGGACAATGAACCGACGATCTCGTACAGCACCAGCCGCTACGCCGACCGGATTGAGTTCAAGATACACGACGCCGAGGGTAACGTGGTTCGGACGCTGACCGTGGATGGGGCGGCGGCCGGTACCGGGAGCGTAACGTGGGACGGCAGGGATCAGCGCGGCAATCGCGTGGCGGAAGGATATTACACCGTCGAAGCATCCGGAGTCACACCGTCCGGCGAGGTGTTCGCACCCAGCCTGACGTTAGTCGGGGTCGTATCGACGGTTATCTATCGGGACGGCCAGGCGTTCCTGGTCGTTGACGGTACTGAAATCGCGCTGGGCGACGTGGTGGCCGTCGGCGAGCCGGGCAGCCTGAGCAAGGATGATTGA
- a CDS encoding TIGR02530 family flagellar biosynthesis protein — protein MNGMRISNYQRPVDLLEIAQRGPQPQPAEAPDGGSFKEMFSRELADSRSVQFSKHASQRLFSRNIELSAEQLNRIADAIDRAAHKHSKETLILTEEAALVVSVANRTVITAFDRENLRSGVVTSIDSAVIL, from the coding sequence ATGAACGGAATGAGAATCAGCAATTACCAGCGGCCGGTGGATCTGCTGGAGATCGCGCAACGGGGGCCGCAGCCGCAGCCGGCGGAGGCGCCGGACGGCGGCTCGTTCAAGGAGATGTTTTCGCGCGAGCTGGCCGACAGCAGGTCGGTCCAGTTCTCCAAGCACGCCTCGCAGCGGCTGTTCTCGCGCAACATCGAGTTGAGCGCGGAGCAGCTCAACCGGATCGCGGACGCCATTGATCGGGCGGCCCACAAGCACTCAAAAGAGACGTTGATTCTGACTGAAGAGGCGGCGCTGGTGGTTTCGGTGGCAAACCGGACCGTGATCACGGCGTTTGACCGCGAGAATCTTCGCAGCGGCGTAGTGACGTCGATAGACTCGGCGGTCATTCTATAA
- a CDS encoding flagellar hook-basal body complex protein, translating to MMASLFAGVSGLKNHQVKMNVIGNNIANVNTIGFKPGRVNFQEALVQTFKGAGRPSAVTGGTNPQQLGLGMQVAAIDNIFLQGGLETTGQITDLGIQGSGFFILGDNNGNLFYTRAGAFGFDAESNLVDPATGLFVQGKMADASGQIPSLATTGNVMLPFGQQDPAKSTEIVTLANNLDATASDARTSLTEAGNSNVVEVSGTAIDGVGGQHVITITGNQAQQSSFTGSNQGNDGAGGLVGALGTTMTLGGLGVDDFSNFGFSVDGGAMQIIPGLNASSTIQDLINAINQINGITASLVGGEIEIARDKAGDPAAYNFVSTPGVAVPGGGAASTSGNIVGVICGVDGGGTIASAGGAASTFAAADVFTPDRGFGAAAGPAVTSLGLVFDETSGLVVGLSGLGGGGVEMKTNSAGLMATGGNDLIITTDPTLWSTSINVYDSLGGKHTLTIEFFKSLIGNRWEWTTSLLGVEEVTAGRTGYVSFNSDGSLNTFEYFGGASAVSIDPHNGAEIMRVRYDAGTIGNFDGVTQFASGNHTAAIIQQDGYGLGVLEKISIDQAGNISGIFSNGVTRVLAQIMLADFTNQAGLRKAGRSMYQPSANSGDAIEGVAGATIAATITSGALESSAVDIAQEFTGMITAQRGFQANARIITTSDNMLDELVNLKR from the coding sequence ATGATGGCATCATTATTCGCAGGTGTGTCGGGTTTGAAGAATCACCAGGTGAAAATGAACGTCATTGGCAACAACATCGCCAACGTCAACACCATTGGTTTCAAGCCCGGTCGGGTCAACTTCCAGGAAGCGCTGGTGCAGACGTTCAAGGGAGCGGGCCGGCCAAGTGCGGTCACCGGCGGTACCAACCCACAGCAACTGGGGCTTGGGATGCAGGTGGCGGCGATCGACAACATATTCCTGCAGGGCGGCCTGGAGACGACGGGCCAGATCACCGACCTGGGCATCCAGGGTTCCGGCTTCTTCATTCTCGGCGACAACAACGGAAACCTGTTCTACACTCGAGCCGGTGCCTTCGGCTTTGACGCCGAGTCCAACCTGGTAGATCCGGCCACCGGTCTGTTCGTCCAGGGGAAGATGGCTGACGCTAGTGGGCAGATACCGTCGCTGGCTACAACCGGCAACGTGATGTTGCCGTTTGGCCAACAGGATCCCGCCAAGTCGACGGAGATCGTAACGCTGGCCAACAATCTCGATGCTACGGCATCCGACGCCCGGACGTCCCTGACCGAAGCGGGGAATTCCAACGTGGTGGAGGTCAGCGGCACGGCGATTGACGGTGTCGGCGGTCAGCACGTGATCACGATCACGGGAAACCAGGCGCAGCAGTCGAGTTTCACGGGCAGCAACCAGGGGAACGACGGTGCTGGCGGTCTGGTGGGCGCTCTGGGTACGACCATGACGCTCGGCGGCCTGGGCGTGGATGACTTCAGCAATTTCGGTTTCTCCGTTGACGGCGGCGCGATGCAGATCATCCCCGGCCTTAACGCCAGTTCGACTATCCAGGACCTGATCAACGCCATCAACCAGATCAACGGCATTACGGCCAGTCTGGTGGGCGGTGAGATAGAGATCGCTCGTGACAAGGCGGGTGACCCGGCGGCCTACAACTTCGTGTCCACACCCGGAGTCGCCGTTCCCGGTGGCGGAGCTGCTTCCACCAGCGGTAATATCGTCGGCGTAATATGCGGCGTCGACGGGGGTGGGACGATCGCTTCGGCCGGCGGTGCCGCTTCGACGTTCGCGGCCGCTGATGTTTTCACCCCGGACCGCGGTTTCGGCGCGGCGGCCGGGCCGGCGGTGACGAGCCTGGGTCTGGTTTTCGATGAGACCAGCGGACTGGTGGTTGGCCTGAGCGGTCTGGGCGGCGGCGGTGTTGAGATGAAGACGAATTCCGCCGGCCTGATGGCCACGGGCGGAAACGACCTGATCATCACCACCGACCCCACTCTCTGGTCCACCTCGATCAACGTCTACGACTCGCTGGGCGGTAAGCACACGCTGACGATAGAGTTCTTCAAGTCGCTCATAGGGAACCGCTGGGAGTGGACGACGTCACTGCTCGGCGTGGAGGAGGTCACGGCCGGACGTACCGGGTACGTGTCTTTCAACTCGGACGGGTCGCTGAACACCTTTGAGTATTTCGGCGGTGCCTCTGCGGTCAGCATAGACCCCCACAACGGTGCGGAAATCATGCGCGTCCGGTACGATGCAGGGACGATCGGCAATTTTGACGGTGTGACTCAGTTCGCCTCCGGCAACCATACGGCCGCCATTATCCAGCAGGACGGCTACGGTCTGGGTGTGCTGGAGAAGATCTCGATCGACCAAGCGGGAAACATATCGGGCATCTTTTCCAATGGAGTAACGCGGGTGCTGGCGCAGATCATGCTGGCCGATTTCACGAACCAGGCGGGCCTGAGAAAGGCGGGGCGGTCCATGTACCAGCCGTCGGCCAACTCCGGGGACGCCATTGAGGGCGTGGCGGGGGCGACGATCGCGGCGACCATCACGTCCGGAGCGCTGGAGTCGTCGGCGGTGGATATCGCCCAGGAATTCACCGGCATGATTACGGCGCAGCGCGGATTCCAAGCTAATGCGCGTATCATCACCACCTCGGATAACATGCTTGACGAACTGGTGAATCTGAAGAGATAA
- a CDS encoding flagellar FlbD family protein, with the protein MIHVTRINDAELVINADLIEFVESIPETMITLTTGKKIMVKEAVDEIIDRVARFKRLSAARIPSPGPDAIPDGR; encoded by the coding sequence ATGATACATGTAACCAGAATCAATGACGCAGAACTGGTTATCAACGCCGACCTGATTGAATTCGTCGAGTCGATTCCGGAGACCATGATTACGCTTACGACCGGAAAGAAGATCATGGTGAAGGAGGCCGTTGACGAGATCATCGATCGGGTGGCGAGATTCAAGAGGCTGTCGGCGGCCCGGATACCGTCTCCGGGCCCCGATGCAATACCTGACGGGAGATAG
- a CDS encoding flagellar basal body-associated FliL family protein, whose amino-acid sequence MPADDEKTTVVAGEEAASDASSPGSRKKLVLYGGIAAVCLVLGVALAVFVVRPMVAGSGGGAAEQAAGLEQPREDRESKQAERHKAEPKERTKASGDEGKSVVYAIRDIVVNPAGTGGSRFLSVSFGFEVASEQLVAELESREPVIRDALITILCSKTVAELTDAKQKEITRYQIKKRVEQLLQTDELAGVYYTDFVLQ is encoded by the coding sequence ATGCCTGCAGACGATGAGAAAACCACGGTTGTAGCGGGTGAAGAGGCCGCATCTGACGCGTCCTCCCCGGGCTCAAGGAAAAAGCTCGTGTTGTACGGCGGCATTGCCGCCGTCTGCCTGGTTCTCGGCGTTGCGCTGGCTGTTTTTGTGGTTCGCCCCATGGTAGCCGGGTCGGGCGGCGGCGCCGCGGAACAGGCGGCGGGCCTTGAACAGCCCCGGGAGGACCGCGAGTCGAAACAGGCCGAGCGGCACAAGGCGGAGCCGAAGGAACGGACGAAAGCCTCAGGCGATGAGGGCAAGTCCGTGGTTTACGCAATCAGGGACATAGTGGTCAACCCGGCCGGTACGGGAGGGTCCCGTTTTCTATCCGTTTCGTTCGGATTCGAGGTGGCCTCGGAGCAACTGGTGGCGGAGCTCGAGTCGCGCGAACCGGTGATACGGGACGCCCTGATAACGATTTTGTGCTCGAAAACGGTGGCCGAGTTGACCGACGCCAAGCAAAAAGAGATCACGCGCTACCAGATAAAGAAGCGGGTCGAGCAACTCCTTCAGACCGACGAGCTGGCGGGAGTGTACTACACGGATTTCGTGCTGCAGTAG
- the fliM gene encoding flagellar motor switch protein FliM, whose amino-acid sequence MAKILSQEEIDALLTTVTSGEGEGEGASYSNEKLRSIVAYDFKHPNRVSKDQIRTLENLHDNFAGHFGSMLSAVLRSIVDVDLVSVDQITYSEFIMSLVSPSCTYTFSAEPLDGVCLVDFNPTLTFSVIDRMFGGHGKIMETERELTGIERSVMSRLVQRVYGELARAWEHLVQISIEQKSFETNPQFIQIVPPGETVVVISFQVRLFQSTGLLTICYPYVSLEPIVGRLSAQNWIDATKKKNQEEDRQTNIHNVKQVGATLAAELLRTTIKMRDFLDLKIGDVIPSDMKIDSPMSVLVNRRIKLMARAGVSGKKRAFQVLEVWDNIAEELKND is encoded by the coding sequence GTGGCCAAAATACTCTCACAGGAAGAAATCGACGCCCTGCTGACGACGGTCACTTCGGGGGAAGGCGAGGGAGAGGGGGCGAGCTACAGCAACGAGAAGCTGCGGTCGATTGTAGCGTACGACTTCAAGCATCCCAACCGCGTTTCCAAGGACCAGATCAGGACGCTCGAGAACCTGCACGACAACTTCGCGGGTCATTTCGGCTCCATGCTCTCGGCCGTGCTGCGCTCGATTGTTGACGTCGACCTGGTTTCGGTTGACCAGATCACGTACTCGGAATTCATCATGTCGCTGGTATCTCCCTCGTGCACGTATACGTTCTCCGCCGAGCCGCTGGACGGAGTCTGCCTGGTCGATTTCAACCCCACGCTGACGTTCTCGGTGATCGACCGGATGTTCGGCGGGCACGGCAAGATCATGGAGACGGAACGCGAGCTGACGGGCATCGAACGCTCCGTCATGTCCCGGCTGGTGCAGCGGGTGTACGGTGAACTGGCCCGGGCGTGGGAGCACCTGGTCCAGATCAGCATCGAACAGAAAAGCTTCGAGACCAACCCGCAGTTCATCCAGATTGTGCCGCCGGGTGAGACGGTGGTGGTAATCTCGTTCCAGGTGCGGCTGTTTCAGTCGACCGGACTGCTGACAATCTGTTATCCGTACGTGTCGCTCGAGCCGATCGTGGGCAGATTGTCGGCGCAGAACTGGATCGATGCCACCAAGAAGAAGAATCAGGAAGAAGATCGGCAGACGAACATACACAATGTCAAGCAGGTAGGGGCGACGCTCGCCGCCGAACTGCTCAGAACGACAATCAAGATGCGCGATTTCCTGGACCTGAAAATCGGCGACGTCATTCCGTCCGACATGAAGATCGATTCGCCCATGAGTGTGCTGGTTAACAGGCGCATAAAGCTGATGGCCAGAGCGGGCGTGTCGGGGAAGAAACGAGCGTTTCAGGTGCTTGAGGTATGGGACAATATCGCTGAGGAGCTGAAGAATGACTGA
- the fliO gene encoding flagellar biosynthetic protein FliO, protein MSKRYHRRVAVTVLLVLAASLTGLFATNVDDITAARAVPASSAGQPDIGEGDANAQAPFSMSAPIGSIVKMVSALIIVILCIYAGLYLLRRLLQARRKGSGSADLLEVIQSTYVGPKKTVSLLRVADRSVLIGVTDSQISVLAELDAEQTAAILEREPDKEGRENFGRLLAAAAGRLGRFATKGKAAVQQG, encoded by the coding sequence ATGAGTAAGCGATACCATCGGCGGGTAGCCGTCACGGTTCTGCTGGTGCTGGCCGCGTCCCTGACCGGGTTGTTTGCCACCAACGTTGATGACATTACGGCCGCACGCGCGGTGCCGGCGTCATCAGCCGGGCAGCCGGACATTGGTGAGGGCGATGCGAACGCGCAGGCGCCGTTCTCGATGTCGGCTCCGATCGGCTCCATTGTCAAGATGGTCAGCGCGCTGATCATCGTCATCCTGTGTATCTACGCCGGATTGTACCTTCTCAGGCGATTGCTGCAGGCGCGCCGGAAGGGAAGCGGATCCGCCGACCTGCTCGAAGTCATACAGAGCACGTACGTGGGGCCGAAGAAGACGGTGTCGCTGCTCCGCGTGGCCGATCGCTCCGTTCTGATCGGGGTAACCGACAGCCAGATTTCGGTCCTGGCCGAGCTGGACGCCGAGCAGACGGCGGCGATTCTCGAACGGGAACCGGACAAAGAGGGCAGAGAGAATTTCGGCAGGCTGCTGGCCGCGGCGGCCGGCAGGCTGGGCCGTTTTGCGACAAAGGGAAAGGCGGCAGTCCAGCAGGGCTGA
- the fliP gene encoding flagellar type III secretion system pore protein FliP (The bacterial flagellar biogenesis protein FliP forms a type III secretion system (T3SS)-type pore required for flagellar assembly.) encodes MKKLLLGASTTAAAFLCGTVTAAAQTLPKISVEVGEAAEPSDLSATLQIVLLLTVLALAPSILIMVTSFVRITVVLSFLRQAMGAQQMPPNQLLVGLALLLTFFIMTPVANKAYEEGIRPYLEGEISGEEAYKKGSAPFRKFMLAQTREQDLALFVNIAGLEQPDNADDVPLHVLVPGFVISELRTAFQIAFVIFVPFLVIDMVVASVLLSMGMMMLPPIIVSLPFKILLFVLVDGWYLLVKSLVESFRV; translated from the coding sequence ATGAAAAAGCTACTTCTCGGGGCATCGACAACGGCTGCCGCGTTTCTGTGCGGCACGGTCACGGCGGCGGCGCAAACTCTGCCGAAGATTTCGGTAGAGGTAGGCGAGGCGGCCGAACCCTCGGATCTCTCGGCGACGCTGCAGATCGTTCTCCTGTTGACGGTGCTTGCCCTGGCACCTTCGATTCTCATCATGGTCACGTCGTTTGTCAGGATCACGGTGGTCCTGTCGTTTCTGCGACAAGCCATGGGTGCGCAGCAGATGCCGCCGAACCAGCTTCTGGTCGGACTTGCGCTGCTGCTGACCTTCTTCATCATGACGCCGGTGGCCAACAAAGCGTACGAGGAAGGAATACGCCCGTACCTGGAAGGCGAAATCAGCGGCGAGGAAGCGTATAAGAAGGGCAGCGCGCCTTTCCGGAAGTTCATGCTGGCCCAGACGCGAGAACAGGACCTGGCGCTGTTTGTGAACATCGCCGGTCTCGAGCAGCCCGACAACGCGGACGACGTTCCGCTTCACGTACTGGTGCCCGGCTTTGTCATCTCGGAACTGAGAACGGCGTTTCAGATCGCGTTCGTCATCTTCGTTCCGTTCCTCGTGATTGACATGGTGGTGGCCTCGGTGCTGTTATCGATGGGCATGATGATGCTGCCGCCGATCATCGTGTCGTTGCCGTTCAAGATCCTGCTCTTCGTGCTGGTGGACGGCTGGTACCTGTTGGTGAAATCGTTGGTGGAATCGTTCCGAGTGTAG
- the fliQ gene encoding flagellar biosynthesis protein FliQ, with the protein MTPQMVVSIGREALTVVVLVAGPMLAFGLLVGLIVSIFQAVTQINEMTLTFVPKILAVALALLLFLPWMINTLTDFARHMFDLIPGLVG; encoded by the coding sequence ATGACACCACAGATGGTTGTAAGCATCGGGCGCGAGGCGTTGACGGTCGTGGTCCTGGTGGCCGGGCCGATGCTGGCGTTCGGGCTGCTGGTCGGCCTGATCGTGTCAATCTTTCAGGCGGTGACCCAGATCAACGAGATGACGCTGACCTTCGTGCCCAAGATCCTGGCGGTGGCCCTGGCTCTTCTTCTGTTCCTGCCGTGGATGATTAACACGCTGACCGATTTCGCGCGGCACATGTTTGATCTTATACCGGGGCTGGTAGGGTAA
- the fliR gene encoding flagellar biosynthetic protein FliR: MFEFIHYGADKLQVFLLILLRASGLFLLSPVLSHRSVPTTAKIGLVILFGILLTSALGDVSAAPADSFASLVALAFKEMLVGVTIGFVFALLFMAVRGAGSLVGYQVGFAIALVLDPNTQSQQSVMSQVWFVVAMLIFLAINGHHLIIKAFADSYAVMPPGQVAVAGSTGELIIKYTAYVFVLGLKLAAPVMVTLFLTDVALGVVAKMMPTMNVFIVGFPLKIGVGLLVMAMSMPIFAYILRQATAYLDRELGFLLVTMGKA; encoded by the coding sequence TTGTTTGAGTTCATACATTACGGCGCGGATAAGCTCCAGGTCTTCCTGCTGATTCTGCTGAGGGCCTCGGGGCTGTTCCTGCTTTCCCCGGTCCTGTCTCACCGCTCGGTACCGACGACGGCGAAGATCGGCCTGGTCATCCTGTTTGGGATCCTTCTTACGTCGGCGCTGGGCGATGTCAGTGCGGCGCCGGCGGACTCGTTCGCCTCCCTGGTAGCGCTTGCCTTCAAGGAGATGCTGGTGGGCGTGACAATCGGCTTCGTGTTCGCGCTGTTGTTCATGGCCGTGCGCGGAGCCGGATCACTGGTCGGATACCAGGTGGGGTTTGCCATCGCGCTCGTCCTTGATCCGAACACGCAGAGTCAGCAATCGGTCATGAGCCAGGTGTGGTTCGTAGTGGCGATGCTGATCTTCCTGGCCATCAACGGGCATCACCTTATCATCAAGGCGTTTGCCGACAGCTATGCCGTCATGCCTCCCGGGCAGGTGGCGGTGGCCGGAAGCACCGGGGAGCTGATCATCAAGTATACGGCCTACGTGTTCGTGCTGGGGCTTAAGCTGGCCGCGCCGGTGATGGTGACGCTGTTCTTGACCGACGTGGCTCTCGGTGTGGTGGCCAAGATGATGCCGACCATGAACGTGTTCATCGTCGGCTTTCCCCTGAAGATTGGCGTCGGGTTGCTGGTGATGGCGATGTCGATGCCGATATTCGCGTACATTCTCCGCCAGGCCACCGCCTACCTCGACCGGGAACTCGGATTTCTACTCGTGACCATGGGAAAGGCGTAG
- the flhB gene encoding flagellar biosynthesis protein FlhB yields MPEESFQEKTERATPRRRQKAREKGRVARSTELNSALMVLFGCLTLYLMGSHLSGGLQELVRYTMANAPLIAAADPSYLRIFADNMLKFFAILGPVFAVMVAIALGVNVAQVGFRVTPKAMEPKLEKLDIVKGLKRLFSVRSLVTFGRDTIKLLIIGFVAYKAIASEFEGFFLLPNMNTSELAFSMVSMALWVVMKVGAAILVIAVLDYAYQRYEYEKSIRMSKQELRDEFKDTEGSPQVKARVRQIQREQARRRMMQDVATADVVITNPTELAVALKYDHENMNAPHVVAKGERLIAQKIREIALEHDVPIVEDKPLARALFKMCNIGDMVPQKLYRVVAEVLAYVYRLRGKVVR; encoded by the coding sequence ATGCCTGAGGAAAGTTTCCAGGAAAAGACCGAACGGGCAACGCCACGCCGACGCCAGAAGGCCCGTGAGAAGGGGCGGGTCGCTCGCTCCACGGAGCTGAACTCAGCGCTCATGGTTTTGTTCGGATGTCTCACGCTGTACCTGATGGGATCGCATCTCTCCGGTGGACTGCAGGAACTGGTGCGATACACGATGGCCAACGCGCCGCTCATTGCCGCCGCCGATCCGTCTTACCTGAGAATCTTTGCCGACAATATGCTGAAATTCTTCGCCATCCTCGGACCGGTCTTCGCCGTGATGGTGGCGATAGCCCTGGGGGTGAACGTGGCCCAGGTCGGATTCCGGGTGACGCCCAAGGCCATGGAGCCCAAGCTCGAGAAACTGGACATTGTCAAAGGGCTCAAGCGGCTGTTTTCAGTGCGGTCGCTGGTGACGTTTGGCCGCGACACGATAAAGCTGCTGATAATTGGTTTTGTCGCCTACAAGGCAATCGCCTCGGAGTTCGAGGGATTCTTTCTGTTGCCGAACATGAACACGTCGGAGCTGGCCTTCTCCATGGTCAGCATGGCGCTGTGGGTAGTGATGAAAGTCGGCGCCGCCATTCTGGTGATTGCCGTTCTCGACTACGCCTACCAGCGATACGAGTACGAGAAGTCCATACGCATGAGCAAGCAGGAACTGCGCGACGAATTCAAGGACACCGAGGGCTCACCACAGGTCAAGGCGCGCGTGCGGCAGATACAGCGTGAACAGGCACGCCGGCGCATGATGCAGGACGTGGCGACGGCCGACGTGGTGATAACCAACCCGACCGAACTGGCGGTGGCCCTCAAGTATGACCATGAGAACATGAACGCGCCGCACGTGGTGGCCAAGGGCGAGCGGCTGATTGCGCAGAAGATAAGAGAGATTGCCTTGGAACACGATGTCCCGATTGTCGAGGACAAGCCGCTGGCGCGCGCGCTGTTCAAGATGTGCAACATAGGTGACATGGTTCCGCAGAAGCTATACCGGGTCGTGGCCGAGGTGCTTGCTTACGTGTACCGTTTGAGGGGAAAGGTGGTCAGGTAA